In Bacteroidota bacterium, the genomic stretch GATTCTTAGTGTCTTAGAATATTCGTGGCTAATTATCAATATCTTGCCACAAAGACACCAAGGCACAAAGTTGCACTAAGAAAAAATACATAATATAACAGTCAGATAATAAATATGTTAGCACACAAAATTATTATGCGAAACTTGAGATACTTATTACAATTAAGGGGGCTAAGTTCTATTTATCTCAGCAAATAATGTCGTGCCGATGGCACTTTTGTTTATTTTATCACAGAAGTTACCATAATATCGCTCCTCTGGAGCTTTTTTCAGTACCGTAGGTACGATATTATGGTAAAAATAAACAAAGAAAAGAAGTGCCGTAGGTACGATATTATCACATTAAAATAAAAATGTAATCATTAGAACTTAGCCGAAAATAGTTACAGCACTAACTTCTCAATTATCAATTATCTTTTCCAAAATTTGTACTGCATTAGTGGCTGCTCCTTTTCTCAGATTATCAGAAACTATCCATAAATTTACCGCATTTTTCTTTGAGAAGTCTTTTCGTATCCGCCCAACAAAAACATCATCTTTACCCTCGGCATTTACAGGCATAGGATAAATATTTTCAAATGGCTCATCTTCAACTTTGATTCCTTTTGTATTTTCAAGTATTTGTTTTAGCTCCTTTAAATCAATTTTATTTTTAAACTCAATATTCACACTTTCGGAATGCCCGCCTAAAACCGGAATACGCACAACCGTTGAAGTAATTTTTAGACTATTTATATTCAATATTTTTCTACTTTCCTCTACCAATTTCATTTCCTCAGTTGTATATCCGTTTTCATTAAAATCACCACCATGAGGAATACAGTTTAAATCAATAGGATGAGGATAAAACATTTTTGCTTTCTCGTTTTTTCTTTCTGTCATCAACTGCTCAACCGCCTTTTTGCCCGAGCCTGTTACCGATTGATAAGTAGAAACAACAACTCTCTCTAAAGAATATTTTTTATGCAATGGATACAAAACCGCAACAAGTTGAATTGTTGAGCAATTAGGATTAGCAATTATTTTGTCTTCACTTGTTAAAGCATCTCCATTTATTTCAGGAACAACAAGTTTTATTTTCTCATTCATCCTCCAAGCAGAAGAATTATCAATTACTACTGTTCCTTTTTTCGCAAACTTTGGTGCCCATTCCTTAGAAACAGTCCCTCCTGCTGAAAAAATTGCATAATCAACATTTTTATTTAAAACATCTTCAATACTTTGAACCTCTATCTTTTCTCCTTTGAATTCGATTATTTTGCCCACTGAATGTGAGGACGCACATAAAAACAATTCATCAACTTTAATGTTACGCTCTTCAATTACTTTGAGCATCTTTCTTCCAACCA encodes the following:
- a CDS encoding aspartate-semialdehyde dehydrogenase is translated as MKLAIVGATGMVGRKMLKVIEERNIKVDELFLCASSHSVGKIIEFKGEKIEVQSIEDVLNKNVDYAIFSAGGTVSKEWAPKFAKKGTVVIDNSSAWRMNEKIKLVVPEINGDALTSEDKIIANPNCSTIQLVAVLYPLHKKYSLERVVVSTYQSVTGSGKKAVEQLMTERKNEKAKMFYPHPIDLNCIPHGGDFNENGYTTEEMKLVEESRKILNINSLKITSTVVRIPVLGGHSESVNIEFKNKIDLKELKQILENTKGIKVEDEPFENIYPMPVNAEGKDDVFVGRIRKDFSKKNAVNLWIVSDNLRKGAATNAVQILEKIIDN